In Phycisphaerae bacterium, the DNA window ACGCCTCCGCCCGGGTGCAGAACTCCTCGTCGTACGCCAGCATCAGACAGTGCGGCAGCATCTCCACCACCGTCACTTTCGCCTTCAGACTCTTGCGGCACTCATCGGCGAACTCCACCCCGATAAAACCGCCGCCGATAATCACCAGATCCGTCACGCCCTTCAGCGACTCCTGCATGCCCGCCAGGTGCGAGACGTCCTTGAACACCGGGAACACGTTGCTCAACTCAAACCCCGGCACCGGAGGCATCGCCGGCAGCGACCCCGTTGCCAGGACCAGCCGCTCATACCCGATCGTCTCGCCGCCCGACGTCGTCACCTGCGCCTGCTCGCGATCCAACCCGACCACGTCATCGATCAGCAGCTCCACCCCGTTCTTCGAAAGCACCTCGTCCGGAATCAAATTCTTCTGCGGGCTGCCCACCGTCCCGAAAATGTACGGAATCCCGCACGGAATAAGCACCTGCTGCTCCTTGCGGATCAGTAGAACCCGCTTCTCGCGGTAGTGACGCCGAGCCGTGATCGCCGCGGTGATCCCCGCCGCGCTCCCGCCGATAACAACGATGTCAGCTTGTTTCATGCCCGTGAGCCTCCACTAAGCTTACCGCCCGGCCCAGCGGCCGGTCCCGTTAACGCTTGACCAACGCCAGCGCCCCTTGCGGACATTCCGCCACGCAACGGCCGCATCCGATGCACGACTCGCGGTCGATCGTCGCCACCTGATCCACCGCAATCGCCCCCGTCGGACACACCGACTGGCACACCGCCGAGCCGACGCACTTGCCCTCGTCAACCACCACGACCAGCACCGATGCGCCAGCCGCGCCGGACGAACCCGCCGCATCGACGCCGGAACCGCCCGCGCCCATCACTCCAGCCCCCATCCCGCGTCCGCCACCCATACCGCGACCCATCCCCATGCCGCGCCCCATACCCCGACCACCGCCCATGCCGCCACCCATCCCGCCGCCACGCATCCCGAAGTGGCTCGCCACGTTCGGACCATCCGTCGTCGAAAGCCGCCCCGCCTTGTACTGCTCCACCGCCTCGCGCACCGTACCCGAACAACCCACGACCAAACCCACACCCGCCGCCGCCAGCGTCTGATGCGCGTTCGGACCGCAGTTGCCCGTCAGCACCGCGCGAACCCCCCGCTCCGCCATCAACTGCGCCGACTGAATCCCCGCCCCGCCCCCCAGCATCACGTTCGGATTCTCAACCGCCTCAAAACCCATGTCATCCGTCTCCACGATGACAAAAAACGCGCATCGCCCAAACCGCGGATCCACCGAAGCCTCCAGCCCCGCTCCCGTCGCCGTCACGGCAATCTTCATCGTCTTTTCCTTCCTTCCATAGTCATTTTCCCTGCCTCACCGCAGGTCCCTGCGCTGAGATTCTCTTCCGACCGGGCCACAGGGGACACCACTCGTCACCGGCACAGGTCGTTTCCCGTATAGGCCTCCATCCAACTGCAGTTCTGATCGCCGGATACGCCCTCCGACACCTGCGGCCTCAAAGCATCCGCATCGGCGGAACCTCTCGGTCCCGACCACGACCGCGTCGAGCCATGCTGGCTGCAACCGCCCGCCGTCGCCAATGCCATCATGGCCATAACCAAACCGCCCAGCACCCTTTTCATCGCAAATCCTCCGGTAAAAAAGCAGCGTTACCGATCAACCAATCGCCCAACCGGAGGCGCGAAATCCTGGGGCCTACTCCTTCGCCTGCGACTTGAGCTCCTCCATACGCTTGCGCAGCCCATCCAAGGCATCCTCAAGGTACTCCACCTGGCCCTTGAGCGCGTCCATCTCCTGCTCCTTCGTCATCGCCGGCCCAGCCGGCCCTGCGTACGGACCGCTGTTCGCCGGTCCGCCGCCCCACGCCGGCCAACCCGCAGCCGACCGCTGCCAACCGGTCATGCCCGTCGCATAGAACCAGTTCCGACGCCCGCGGCCGCCGCCTCCGCGACCCCAGCCCCAGAAACCTCGACCGCCTACCGGATTCGCATAGCCCGGCATCCCAAACCCCGCGCAAAAACCCGCACCACGTCCCGTCATCGGACCCATGCCCGCAGGACCCGTTCCGTCTCCACCTGGCATTGCCACATCTCCTTTCAATTAGTACAAAACCCCAAGCTATAAGGCGCTTCGGCTTTCTCTACCACCAGCGCCGTCCGCGGCCGCGGCCAAACCCGCGCCCACGACCAAATCCAAATCCGCCAAACCAACCCGGACCAAACCGCCTCGGACCGAACCACGCCGGCGGCATCCATCCATACGCACCCGCCACTGGCATGCCCACCGGCACTGGCGGTCGCCACCCGTAC includes these proteins:
- a CDS encoding FAD-dependent oxidoreductase yields the protein MKQADIVVIGGSAAGITAAITARRHYREKRVLLIRKEQQVLIPCGIPYIFGTVGSPQKNLIPDEVLSKNGVELLIDDVVGLDREQAQVTTSGGETIGYERLVLATGSLPAMPPVPGFELSNVFPVFKDVSHLAGMQESLKGVTDLVIIGGGFIGVEFADECRKSLKAKVTVVEMLPHCLMLAYDEEFCTRAEA
- a CDS encoding DUF5320 domain-containing protein, whose amino-acid sequence is MPGGDGTGPAGMGPMTGRGAGFCAGFGMPGYANPVGGRGFWGWGRGGGGRGRRNWFYATGMTGWQRSAAGWPAWGGGPANSGPYAGPAGPAMTKEQEMDALKGQVEYLEDALDGLRKRMEELKSQAKE